Proteins encoded together in one Micromonospora auratinigra window:
- a CDS encoding MIP/aquaporin family protein — protein sequence MPASRDPIVGGANPVWWRRVFGELLGTFFLVLVSVGPGVVNQRVGGEQVSRTAAVVAPGLMVASIILFMGAVSGAHLNPSVTLAFALRRDFPWRRVPGYLAAQFAGSVAAAGLLAGLLGGHGTAGLTLPAPGVGTPLALAWELVLTVGLISTILGTASGAQNVGPLAAVAVGGYLALAGLWASPLTGASMNVFRSLGPALVYGQPRAWWAYLLGPLLAVPVAVGLAVLLRGPGGTRASRRVAQGTVRH from the coding sequence ATGCCGGCCAGCCGGGACCCGATCGTCGGCGGCGCCAACCCCGTCTGGTGGCGTCGGGTCTTCGGGGAACTGCTCGGCACCTTCTTCCTGGTGCTCGTCTCGGTCGGGCCCGGCGTGGTCAACCAGCGGGTCGGCGGCGAGCAGGTCAGCCGGACCGCGGCGGTGGTCGCCCCCGGGCTGATGGTGGCCTCGATCATCCTGTTCATGGGCGCGGTCTCCGGCGCCCATCTGAACCCCTCGGTCACGCTCGCCTTCGCGCTGCGCCGGGACTTCCCCTGGCGGCGGGTGCCGGGCTACCTGGCCGCCCAGTTCGCCGGCTCCGTGGCGGCGGCCGGGCTGCTGGCCGGCCTGCTCGGCGGGCACGGCACCGCCGGGCTGACCCTGCCGGCCCCGGGCGTCGGCACTCCGCTGGCCCTGGCCTGGGAGCTGGTGCTCACCGTCGGACTGATCAGCACCATCCTCGGCACCGCCTCCGGCGCGCAGAACGTGGGCCCGCTGGCCGCCGTGGCCGTCGGCGGCTACCTGGCGCTCGCCGGGCTCTGGGCCTCCCCGCTCACCGGGGCGTCGATGAACGTGTTCCGCTCCCTCGGCCCGGCCCTCGTCTACGGGCAACCCCGGGCCTGGTGGGCGTACCTGCTCGGGCCACTGCTCGCGGTCCCCGTGGCGGTCGGTCTCGCCGTCCTGCTGCGCGGCCCCGGCGGCACCCGCGCCAGCCGCCGCGTCGCCCAGGGCACCGTCCGCCACTGA
- a CDS encoding MATE family efflux transporter, whose amino-acid sequence MSQTATPAPAGVASPRRIAALALPALVVLAAEPLYVLVDTAVVGHLGRVPLAALAVGGTVMTLTAWLGTVVAYGTTGRSARRFGSGDRAAAVAEGVQASWLALTVGVLVALAIGVGGGWLARTLVGGPGAVADAAATWLRVAALGAPGLLLAAAGNGWLRGVQDTRRPLLFVLAPNLLSALLCPLLVYPLGLGLTGSAVANAVAQTLSGGLFAAALVRERVALRPRPRTIGQQLVLSRDLLIRGVAFQASFLSATAVAARFGAAAVGAHQIAVQLWFFTALVLDALAIAAQSLVGAALGAGDAAGARALARRVALVGGACGVAFAVLIAAGAGLVPAWFSSDAQVREQAMVAWPWFVALQPIGGVVFALDGVLIGAGDVRYLRNLTIVAALGGFLPAIWLAYGLDLGLGGIWAGLTLFVLLRLVALLLRLRSGGWAVVGAVR is encoded by the coding sequence ATGAGCCAGACCGCCACCCCCGCCCCCGCCGGCGTCGCCTCGCCCCGCCGGATCGCCGCGCTCGCGCTGCCGGCGCTCGTGGTGCTCGCCGCCGAGCCGCTCTACGTGCTGGTCGACACCGCCGTCGTGGGCCACCTGGGCCGGGTGCCGCTCGCCGCGCTCGCCGTCGGCGGCACCGTGATGACGCTCACCGCCTGGCTCGGCACCGTCGTCGCGTACGGCACCACCGGCCGGTCGGCCCGGCGGTTCGGCTCCGGCGACCGGGCCGCCGCGGTGGCCGAGGGCGTGCAGGCGTCCTGGCTGGCGCTCACCGTCGGGGTGCTGGTGGCGCTCGCCATCGGCGTCGGCGGCGGATGGCTGGCGCGTACCCTCGTCGGCGGTCCCGGTGCGGTCGCCGACGCCGCCGCGACCTGGCTGCGGGTCGCCGCGCTCGGCGCCCCCGGCCTGCTGCTCGCCGCCGCCGGCAACGGCTGGCTGCGCGGCGTGCAGGACACCCGCCGCCCGCTGCTCTTCGTGCTCGCGCCCAACCTGCTCTCCGCGCTGCTCTGCCCGCTGCTGGTCTACCCGCTCGGGCTCGGCCTGACCGGCTCGGCGGTGGCGAACGCGGTCGCGCAGACCCTCTCCGGTGGCCTCTTCGCGGCGGCCCTGGTGCGCGAGCGGGTCGCGCTGCGCCCCCGGCCCCGGACGATCGGCCAGCAGTTGGTGCTCAGCCGGGACCTGCTCATCCGGGGCGTCGCCTTCCAGGCGAGCTTCCTCTCCGCCACCGCCGTCGCGGCCCGGTTCGGCGCCGCCGCGGTCGGCGCCCACCAGATCGCCGTACAACTGTGGTTCTTCACCGCCCTGGTGCTGGACGCGCTGGCGATCGCCGCGCAGTCGCTGGTCGGTGCGGCGCTCGGGGCCGGCGACGCGGCCGGAGCGCGGGCGCTGGCCCGCCGGGTCGCCCTGGTCGGTGGTGCCTGCGGCGTGGCGTTCGCGGTGCTGATCGCCGCCGGCGCCGGCCTGGTCCCGGCCTGGTTCAGCAGCGATGCGCAGGTACGCGAGCAGGCCATGGTCGCCTGGCCGTGGTTCGTCGCGCTCCAGCCGATCGGCGGCGTGGTGTTCGCCCTCGACGGGGTGCTGATCGGCGCGGGAGACGTCCGCTACCTGCGCAACCTCACCATCGTGGCGGCGCTGGGCGGCTTCCTGCCGGCGATCTGGCTGGCCTACGGGCTCGACCTGGGGCTGGGCGGGATCTGGGCCGGGCTGACCCTGTTCGTGCTGCTGCGGCTGGTCGCGTTGCTGCTGCGGCTGCGCTCGGGCGGCTGGGCGGTCGTCGGCGCGGTCCGCTGA